In Plodia interpunctella isolate USDA-ARS_2022_Savannah chromosome 19, ilPloInte3.2, whole genome shotgun sequence, a genomic segment contains:
- the LOC128678023 gene encoding ribosome biogenesis protein NOP53 — protein MSVVKKKKHVSKKNKKAWRKHCDITDVEAFLEDQRLEERLGKFETKPDSELFILDTQGEREFEAKEEKPVVLTPKQRKRQKLVETPKCFEVLLPSSKVEDPNKKRNHKNPVGFKPTALSKVTEQRRLKRGYYEKKAVEARKNRKIALEKKRKIKQIKENFDLDLWGEVLPEAKGIPTTLCDEFIPTQAQLHNVLPDKRLRPKPPPPKTIVTRAAVEAPHPGISYNPSYQEHQQLLQDVVQHEEKMIKREQHLLRVTNGMFSKVTQQEKENQWREEMSAGLPKPHDPAQVSDPDSDGEYRAVNPPVKNKKKDHKARRKQKERIAEKERLKREKIDKKKITDIYRLRKLQSTITNKEKRQEEERTKRSEKRSEAAAAALPALNKNKIAKKEPEFVDPELLSGDLRHINAKSNLLRDRYESLQRRGAVAGAKLMMKKRKKTKSYFKAGHKVTDQDVERYLTRSAGKK, from the exons ATGTCTGTGGTAAAGAAAAAGAAGCATGTGtctaaaaagaacaaaaaagcGTGGCGGAAACATTGTGATATAACCGATGTGGAGGCTTTTCTTGAAGACCAGCGTCTAGAAGAAAGACTAGG CAAGTTTGAAACAAAACCAGACAGTGAGTTATTTATATTGGACACCCAAGGTGAACGTGAATTTGAAGCGAAAGAGGAAAAGCCAGTGGTCCTTACACCCAAGCAGCGGAAAAGACAAAAGCTTGTAGAAACACCCAAATGTTTTGAAGTTTTATTGCCTTCTTCCAAG GTTGAAGACCCAAACAAAAAACGTAACCACAAGAACCCAGTTGGATTCAAACCAACTGCACTCAGTAAGGTCACAGAGCAGCGGAGGTTAAAACGGGGCTATTATGAGAAGAAGGCAGTTGAAGCGCGGAAGAATCGAAAGATTGCTCTGGAGAAAAAGAGGAAAATTAAACAGATTAAGGAGAATTTTGATTTAGATCTATGGGGTGAAGTTT TGCCAGAAGCAAAAGGAATCCCGACCACCCTGTGCGATGAGTTCATTCCCACACAGGCTCAACTCCACAATGTGTTACCAGACAAACGCCTCAGACCAAAGCCTCCACCGCCCAAGACCATTGTGACCAGAGCAGCAGTAGAGGCTCCACATCCGGGCATCAGTTACAATCCTTCTTACCAA GAACACCAACAACTGCTACAAGATGTTGTACAGCATGAGGAGAAGATGATTAAGCGGGAACAGCATCTGCTGAGGGTCACCAATGGAATGTTCAGCAAGGTCACACAGCAGGAGAAAgag AACCAATGGCGGGAAGAAATGAGCGCTGGCCTGCCGAAGCCCCATGACCCGGCACAGGTCAGTGACCCCGACTCCGACGGCGAGTATAGAGCAGTGAACCCACCAGTGAAGAACAAGAAGAAGGACCATAAAGCGAGGAGGAAACAGAAGGAGAGGATCGCGGAGAAGGAAAGGCTGAAGAGGGAGAAGATTGATAAGAAGAAGATTACTGATATTTAccg CCTTCGCAAACTACAATCAACAATAACGAACAAAGAGAAACGCCAAGAAGAAGAGCGCACTAAACGCTCAGAGAAACGCTCGGaagccgccgccgccgcgctgcCGGCGCTCAACAAGAACAAGATTGCTAAGAAAGAACCGGAGTTCGTTGACCCTGAGCTATTGAGCGGAGATTTGAGGCATATCAATGCTAAAA GTAATCTTCTCCGCGACCGCTACGAGTCACTCCAGCGCCGCGGCGCTGTCGCGGGCGCGAAGCTGATGATGAAGAAGAGGAAGAAAACCAAGAGCTACTTCAAGGCCGGACACAAGGTCACTGACCAGGATGTGGAGAGGTACCTCACTAGGTCTGCAGGGAAAAAGTGA
- the thw gene encoding mucin-2, producing the protein MRWKGEDSGTKMISRLFLFFLILAIGDCDGARRQAQRRKDTARSPELYLPAPSAESLQAIAQAMNAAGFEAITEGKALVKRLIPADSQPDLDVVEYQGVIGKAGVDFPAYPNIPSTGFNCKNVPTGYYADLETDCQVFHICDTSRKISFLCPNGTIFSQSHLICDWWFKVDCASAPALYESSAEYYSNEQKKSQKITQSLSKNADLQQIGSDTNLRTETRRTSANIPTATERLLRHRQRLQSSGDAQLPISKATSRSYQALFDFNPTQRTQATTAFEKRRKNLVQLITNGFGNGPDRSTQPTYTEAPSYRSTQATLDHNNLREMQVAAETASFTNNNNRQFLQEYNSKNFRPYPVYTPNLTTRQPKAKSNPNLTSLYDIRDQTLGQTQAETTTTKRQVWFHDSTTKRPTLMPYTKAYTTNTYDKKDPYTRPGVSLLKDFLNKKKNETLTTTTEKVKQATERSFYKTNIDNKVSIETKNSFESATKIPETTRNEFTQSSEPSIATSRSDTYTYLPQITTEPYQERRDRLIRKLNFESVYGTTPTPPTLNTEKFYGDQPNRPGLVVPPSLTPKTLHSLAIYYATALDNLSTTPPPEEETQTTSPPFDEYGDHTLEDSLPALFSRHTINKYSNLFSNGKQNADLLEEIKSDPNGTYNELVDDLTVQQSQNPLATSPQIRELAQVFTHALSAYLQDPVQFRKALSEIRPTQPTFGDVTTEESVNTEPTTTVNEDDDEILGFSDDNKISRPSLVSLRDAKALKLSTPYPLSSETVATQTEQRLSSTETVPNTYPTTPRSPFRCCGRISASYTTPTATAPVSYTNIVNAKSFGLRSNDNQDSITSTESTYTAPSYIGNRNNINDSPYGQGVNPIESKPLNEYIEATNLPTAWGIDTSETTISPITNAHANTFESKKIKAVTYIPTTTAVYFTENDSVELENEEELQRAHSQSFLSPQDNAIGNRQGKKLNLEGEAFKKPSEELEAPTLPDSEATTFRTTTQSPSTTTTKTEEQEIATTVSPTVDNTYTSPDSEKTTNYLTWSSTYGTWHSTVVDPITVNDGLSQTTAEESAQGTRQTASWDISTVTTTASPIYTGSYEQTVSPSSNVELSTPSSITDDRFGRFLREQTSTEPGQDISTIADTVVEKAKEIMNSTTTEKLMNVMKKTKSKTVKRLILLLVQTCDDDHNTTAEASKRALLEALMAVSQKDMDEIAKEELEEIPLTTVDYESVTTEEKRSDRRRAKSLNFDASAINSLSNPSTTEYIRTTVTTTTEAPTETVPVTITTTTRSPFRRGAKKFQVKTTQPDIRVTRAPFVDIPKAEARVAPNGPELKGASDTRALELLRSLYTIAARWG; encoded by the exons GTGACTGCGATGGAGCACGAAGACAAGCCCAACGACGAAAG GACACTGCACGTTCTCCCGAACTATACCTGCCAGCGCCGAGCGCGGAGAGCTTGCAGGCTATAGCACAGGCTATGAACGCCGCCGGCTTCGAGGCTATAACTGAAGGCAAGGCTTTGGTCAAGCGGCTTATACCTGCTGACAGCCAGCCTGACCTGGACGTTGTCGAGTATCAAG GAGTGATCGGCAAAGCTGGCGTGGACTTCCCGGCGTATCCCAACATCCCGAGCACCGGCTTCAACTGCAAGAACGTGCCCACAGGATACTATGCGGACTTGGAGACTGATTGCCAG gtTTTCCACATCTGTGACACATCGCGCAAAATCTCGTTCCTATGTCCTAACGGCACCATCTTCAGCCAGTCGCATCTCATCTGTGACTGGTGGTTCAAGGTGGACTGCGCCTCCGCTCCCGCCCTCTACGAGTCCAGCGCCGAATATTACTCAAACGAGCAAAAGAAATCccaaaaaattacacaaagcCTAAGCAAGAACGCAGACCTTCAACAAATCGGTAGCGATACGAACCTCAGAACAGAAACGAGAAGAACTTCTGCCAATATCCCTACAGCAACTGAACGCTTACTTAGACACAGACAAAGACTTCAATCTTCGGGCGATGCTCAGCTACCTATCTCTAAAGCCACGTCCAGAAGCTACCAAGCCCTGTTCGATTTCAACCCGACACAAAGAACTCAAGCTACAACTGCTTTCGAAAAGAGAAGAAAGAACTTAGTGCAGCTGATTACAAATGGATTTGGGAATGGACCAGACAGAAGCACTCAGCCTACGTACACAGAGGCACCATCGTACAGATCTACACAAGCTACGTTAGATCATAATAACCTACGAGAAATGCAAGTGGCTGCTGAAACTGCTTCgtttacaaacaataataacagaCAATTCTTACAAGAATACAATAGCAAAAATTTTAGGCCGTACCCAGTTTACACTCCAAACTTAACGACAAGACAACCAAAAGCCAAAAGCAATCCGAATCTGACTTCTTTATATGATATTCGTGACCAAACTTTAGGTCAGACACAAGCTGAGACAACTACCACTAAAAGACAAGTGTGGTTCCACGACTCCACTACCAAACGACCAACTTTGATGCCGTATACTAAAGCTTACACAACCAACACCTACGATAAGAAAGATCCTTATACAAGGCCTGGAGTATCTCTACTGAAagatttcttaaataaaaagaaaaatgaaacattGACAACAACCACTGAAAAAGTCAAACAAGCCACTGAACGAAGCTTCTACAAAAccaatattgataataaagtctcaattgaaactaaaaattcATTTGAATCAGCTACCAAAATACCAGAAACTACACGAAATGAATTCACACAATCAAGTGAACCATCAATTGCTACCAGTCGATCAGATACGTATACATATTTACCACAAATTACGACTGAACCATATCAAGAAAGACGAGACAGACTCATTAGGAAACTGAACTTTGAATCAGTGTATGGCACTACCCCTACACCGCCAACGCTCAATACAGAAAAATTCTACGGAGATCAGCCCAACAGACCAGGTCTTGTGGTTCCACCTTCTTTGACTCCTAAGACTCTGCATAGTCTGGCAATTTATTACGCAACAGCATTGGATAATTTATCAACTACTCCACCACCCGAAGAAGAAACTCAAACCACGTCACCGCCTTTCGATGAATATGGCGATCATACTCTCGAAGACTCTTTGCCAGCGTTATTTAGCCGACACACCATCAACAAATACAGTAACCTATTTAGTAATGGAAAACAAAATGCAGATTTATTAGAAGAAATAAAGTCGGACCCTAACGGAACGTATAATGAGTTAGTCGATGATTTGACTGTTCAACAGAGTCAAAATCCTCTGGCAACTTCTCCTCAGATAAGAGAATTAGCTCAAGTGTTCACGCACGCACTTTCAGCATATCTTCAGGATCCTGTACAGTTCAGGAAGGCATTGTCTGAAATAAGACCTACTCAACCCACATTTGGCGATGTAACAACCGAAGAATCGGTTAATACAGAGCCAACTACAACTGTCAAtgaagatgatgatgaaatcCTTGGTTTCTCagacgacaataaaatatcaagaCCATCTTTAGTTTCGCTTAGAGATGCTAAGGCCCTTAAACTGTCTACGCCATACCCATTAAGCTCCGAAACAGTAGCAACTCAAACAGAACAACGACTTTCTAGTACTGAAACAGTACCTAACACTTACCCAACTACTCCCAGAAGTCCCTTCAGATGCTGTGGTAGAATTTCGGCTTCATACACCACCCCAACCGCTACCGCACCAGTTAGTTACACTAACATTGTGAATGCAAAAAGTTTTGGTTTAAGAAGTAATGACAACCAAGACTCTATTACCTCCACTGAAAGTACTTATACGGCTCCAAGTTACATAGGAAACCGTAATAACATCAATGACTCTCCTTATGGACAAGGTGTAAACCCTATAGAATCGAAACCactaaatgaatatattgaaGCGACCAATTTACCTACCGCATGGGGAATTGATACTTCAGAAACAACAATTTCACCTATTACTAATGCACATGCAAATACATTCGAAAGCAAGAAAATAAAGGCGGTGACATATATTCCAACAACCACAGCTGTTTATTTCACTGAAAACGATAGCGTTGAATTAGAAAATGAGGAAGAACTACAACGAGCGCATAGTCAATCTTTCTTGAGCCCACAGGACAATGCTATCGGTAATCGTCAAggtaaaaaacttaatttagaaGGAGAAGCATTTAAAAAGCCTTCTGAAGAATTAGAAGCACCAACTCTTCCAGACAGTGAGGCAACCACGTTTAGAACCACGACTCAGTCTCCTTCTACAACAACTACTAAAACAGAAGAGCAAGAAATCGCTACAACAGTATCTCCTACAGTTGATAATACGTATACATCACCAGATAGTGAGAAAACCACAAATTATCTCACCTGGTCAAGCACTTATGGAACTTGGCACAGTACCGTTGTAGATCCCATTACTGTGAACGATGGTTTGAGCCAAACAACTGCTGAGGAATCTGCCCAAGGCACACGACAAACTGCGAGTTGGGACATCAGCACTGTTACTACAACGGCATCACCAATATACACAGGATCGTATGAACAAACCGTATCACCATCATCAAACGTCGAACTGTCAACACCATCTAGTATAACTGACGATCGATTTGGCAGATTCTTAAGAGAACAGACTTCCACTGAACCAGGTCAAGACATATCTACTATTGCTGATACAGTAGTGGAAAAGGCAAAAGAAATAATGAACTCTACAACCACGGAAAAGCTTATGAACGTAATGAAGAAAACGAAATCAAAGACAGTAAAAAGATTGATCCTTCTATTAGTCCAAACATGCGATGATGATCACAATACGACTGCTGAAGCGTCCAAGAGAGCTTTACTTGAAGCCTTAATGGCAGTTTCTCAGAAAGACATGGATGAAATTGCTAAAGAAGAACTTGAGGAAATTCCTTTAACAACTGTGGACTATGAATCTGTAACGACGGAAGAAAAGAGAAGTGATAGACGAAGAGCTAAGAGCCTGAACTTCGACGCGAGTGCAATCAATTCTCTTTCGAATCCATCGACGACGGAGTATATTAGAACTACTGTTACAACTACAACCGAAGCTCCAACGGAAACTGTACCAGTAACAATAACCACTACAACTAGAAGTCCATTCAGAAGGGGTGCTAAGAAATTCCAAGTGAAAACAACGCAACCTGATATTAGAGTGACACGAGCTCCTTTTGTTGATATCCCTAAAGCAGAAGCCAGGGTTGCGCCAAATGGTCCCGAACTAAAAGGAGCCTCTGATACCAGAGCCTTAGAATTATTAAGGTCTTTGTACACGATCGCGGCGAGATGGGGTTGA